The Acidobacteriaceae bacterium nucleotide sequence CTGTAAACGCTGACGGCAGCGTCCTGTTGGAGGTCGCGATCATCCCGCACACGTACAAATCGACGAACCTGCGCTCGCTGCTCTCCGGCACGGAGGTGAACCTCGAAACCGATGTGCTCGCCCGGTATGCCGAACGCCGCGCCGGCCTCTCGGCCGCAACGCCTGCTCCTGGCTGGAATGCAAACGAAACACCCACGATTCTCCCCGCACCAGTTGAACCCGGCGGCCTCACCGTCGAGTCGCTGATTGCGCGCGGCTACTAACTCTCACTACGACTGGACACTCACTCTTGACCACGAAACTCACCATTCCCCACGGCGAATTTGACGCTTACCTCTTTGACTGCGACGGCACCATCGTCGACTCCATGCCGCTGCACTACGTGGCCTGGAACAAGATGCTCGCCACCTATAACTGCCCGTTCCCCGAAGACCAGTTCTACTCGCTTGGCGGCCTGCCGGTGGAGACGATCCTGCACCTGCTCAACGAGCAGCACGGCCTCTCCATGCCCGTGAAGGAAGTCGCCCATGAGAAGGAACTGATGTACCAGGAAATGGTGCACACCATCGATGGCATTCCCATGGTCATCGACCACATCCACGACAAGCACGGCAAGATTCCGTTCGCCGTCGTCAGCGGATCGCCGCGTAAGTCGGTCGTGGACTCGCTCAAAGCGCTTGGTCTTTTAGACAAGTTCGAGGTGCTGGTCTGCGCGGGCGAGTACACGAAGGGCAAGCCCGATCCGGAACCGTTTCTGAAGGCCGCCGAGAT carries:
- a CDS encoding HAD family phosphatase; translation: MTTKLTIPHGEFDAYLFDCDGTIVDSMPLHYVAWNKMLATYNCPFPEDQFYSLGGLPVETILHLLNEQHGLSMPVKEVAHEKELMYQEMVHTIDGIPMVIDHIHDKHGKIPFAVVSGSPRKSVVDSLKALGLLDKFEVLVCAGEYTKGKPDPEPFLKAAEMLGVDPKRCLVFEDAQPGIESAKAAGMQWVRVPLPSERLAAAEAAAR